Sequence from the Nilaparvata lugens isolate BPH chromosome 10, ASM1435652v1, whole genome shotgun sequence genome:
TCTGGAGAGAATTTTCGCCGCCATGAATGCAAACCCCAACGTCGTTCCCTGATGCTGCGCCTGCTGGTTGCCGCCATCGTGGCCATTGTCGCCGTGCTGATTTGGCGTCATTTCAACGCCGCGCCGCCGGCCGCTGAAACACAAGCGGCTGCCCGCCCTGCCGGCGGTGCCAAAGGAGCGGCCGCCGGTGGCAAACGCCGCGGCAATCTGTCGCCGGTTCAGGTGGCCACGGCCACGCAGCAATCCGTGCCGAGCTATCTGATTGGGCTGGGCACCTCACCGCCGCCAATACCGTTACCGTCACCAGCCGGGTCGACGGCAACTGATGACGTTGCACTTCACCGAAGGGCAGCAGGTGAAAGCCGGCGATCTGCTGGCGGAAATCGATCCCCGGCCATTCCAGGTCCAGTTGACCCAGGCTCAGGGGCAGCTGGCGAGGATCAGGCGACGCTGGCCAACGCCCGGCGCGATCTGGCCCGCTACCAGCAACTGGTGAAAACCAATCTGGTCTCTCGCCAGGAGCTGGACACGCAGGCCTCGCTGGTGCAGCAGACCGAAGGGTCCATCAAGGCCGATCAGGGCGCGGTGGACAGCTCAGCTACAGCTGACCTACAGCAAAATCATCGCCCCGATCTCCGGCCGCGTGGGCCTCAAACAGGTCGATATGGGCAACTACATCACCAGCGGCTCCACCGCCATCGTGGTGATCACGCAAACGCATCCGATCGACGTGGTGTTCACGCTGCCGGAAAGCACCCTCAGCGACATCATGAAGGCGCAAAAGGCCGGCCCGGTCAGCGTCGAAGCCTGGGGGCGCACCAACAAGACCCTGTTGGCGCAGGGCAATCTGCTCAGCCTGGATAACCAGATAGACACCACCACCGGCACCATCAAGCTGAAGGCGCAGTACGCCAACCAGGACGACGCGCTGTTCCCCAATCAGTTCGTCATGCGCGGCTGAAAGTCGCCACGTTGCAAAACGCCATCGTGGTGCCGACCGCCGCCGTGCAGATGGGCAACGAAGGCAACTTCGTCTGGACGATGGACGATGAGAATAAAG
This genomic interval carries:
- the LOC120353213 gene encoding multidrug resistance protein MdtA-like, translated to MLRLLVAAIVAIVAVLIWRHFNAAPPAAETQAAARPAGGAKGAAAGGKRRGNLSPVQVATATQQSVPSYLIGLGTSPPPIPLPSPAGSTATDDVALHRRAAGESRRSAGGNRSPAIPGPVDPGSGAAGEDQATLANARRDLARYQQLVKTNLVSRQELDTQASLVQQTEGSIKADQGAVDMGNYITSGSTAIVVITQTHPIDVVFTLPESTLSDIMKAQKAGPVSVEAWGRTNKTLLAQGNLLSLDNQIDTTTGTIKLKAQYANQDDALFPNQFVMRG